The Fibrobacter sp. UWR3 nucleotide sequence ATAGCGAATGGGTGTCACTTGTTATAAATCGCCTCAAGCGCGGCGGCCAGGTACGCCAGCGGCGCGTTCCAGTTGATAGCCACCTCGTTGGTCGCGTAGCTGCAGCGGTCATCGATGTAGGCAAGCGCAGGCTTGTCGGCGGCGGCATAGTTCGGGCACTTCCAGGGTTCCTTGCCATCCAGGTTAATGTCCTGCTTGCCCAGGTGCGGGCCACCCACGAGCATTCCCGGCACGGGGTCGTCCACAAAGTCCGATTCGCTCGGGCGGTGGTGCGGATTGCGCGGGCTCCTGTAGCCGAATCCTGTCACGTAGGTAATGTCCATCGGGTTCTTGCCCAGCAGGTAGTCAAGGCACTGCTGCGCGCCATCCAGGTAACTCTTGTCGCCCGTCAGCAGGTAGGCATGCACCAGCACCATGCCGTTGTTCGCCATCGCGCTATTGCTACCCCAGTTCCAGCTCCACGGGAAGGCGGGCAGGCGGTAGGCGCTCGTGTCGCCCACGGCACGCAGGTTGTTCGCCTCGTTCAACACGGTCTTCTTCGCGGCGGCAACCACGTCCTTGTCGAATACTGCGGAATCGAGCGCCACGCGGAACGCAGCAATCATGTTCATGTCGCCCCACCAGGCACCGTTCGCCGTAAACGCGTTGCCCTTCAGGTCCTTCAGGTAACCGGCGGCAGCCTTGTCGCCCTTCGCACCGGCAGCGGCCTTCGCGCGGTAGAGTTCGGCAGCGGCCCAGCGGAACTCGTCCTTGCCGTCCTCGTTACCGGGCGCATAGCTACCCGTGTTCACGTCGGAAGGCTGCTTGTAGAATGCCTTCGGGTTCTTCTTCGCCCAGGCGTACGCGCTTTCCGCCGCCTTGAGCATCTTGTCGGCATAGGCCTTGTCGAACTTGCGGTACACCACGCTCGCCTGCGCCATCACGCCCGCAAAGTCGAGCGACGCGGTCACGTTCTTGATAATCGCATAGCGCGGGGCAGTATCGTCTTCGGGCAGCACGCTCCCGCAGAACTTGAGCGTAGATACCTTGTGGTAAACGCCGCCGTCCTTGTCCTGCATGGTAAGCATCCAGTCCAGGTTGTAGCGCACCTCTTCCAGCAGCAGCGGGAGCTTGCCGAATTCC carries:
- a CDS encoding glycoside hydrolase family 9 protein: MSVYKNVFGVRAVAVAALSLSAVSAFAGPLVNQLGFYPEAEKTVVYPGNDASGLEVRDMNGKTVLTLDAPDVYDWDYSGEEVQTFDISAIKTPGTYRLFRAGAYVGNPIAVGKDVYGDLVKAALKWFYYQRASMPLEPQYAGKWARAAGHMDDKVIVYGSDAATAKTFAEATGAKNVAKNPKAAVFNSARGWYDAGDYGKYIVNSGITVWTLLEIYENFPKYADSLSWNIPREFGKLPLLLEEVRYNLDWMLTMQDKDGGVYHKVSTLKFCGSVLPEDDTAPRYAIIKNVTASLDFAGVMAQASVVYRKFDKAYADKMLKAAESAYAWAKKNPKAFYKQPSDVNTGSYAPGNEDGKDEFRWAAAELYRAKAAAGAKGDKAAAGYLKDLKGNAFTANGAWWGDMNMIAAFRVALDSAVFDKDVVAAAKKTVLNEANNLRAVGDTSAYRLPAFPWSWNWGSNSAMANNGMVLVHAYLLTGDKSYLDGAQQCLDYLLGKNPMDITYVTGFGYRSPRNPHHRPSESDFVDDPVPGMLVGGPHLGKQDINLDGKEPWKCPNYAAADKPALAYIDDRCSYATNEVAINWNAPLAYLAAALEAIYNK